The nucleotide sequence AAATCCCATTCAAAACAATTAAAATTTGGGGTTAAACAACCCCAAATCTCATGTGGTGCAAGGTGAAAGAGGCGGCACGAGATTCGAACGAGATCTTGGTACGCAATCCCATGTTGATTCGTGTGTGTGATCCTAGGCCCATCACTCTACACCTGATGTCATGGCTACCTTGATACCGACTACTCCGACCGGTCAACCAGGAGGCACCACAGCACCAATTGTCCGCCGTGTGCGATCGGGTGGCCTGTCGCCTAGGCCCACAGAGTTTGTTTGCACCAACAGCTCAATTCCACACATTGAATTGCCTAAACACGCAGGGTCTGTGTCTGCTAGTGATGATAGTACAGATGACCCCGCTTTGGGATCTACCGCACCAGGTGGGATGGTGTCGTCAAATTCTTCTTGGGATCGCATGCATCAGGTCAACAGATATAACAACCCGGGGCAGTACCTTAGATATGTTAAACACACGATCAACACATGCCTTGCATATAGAAAGTCATCATCCACTTTCTTAAATGATTTCTCAGATCCAGATTGGGCATGCATTGATGATAGAAAATCAAAGAGAGAGTTTGCAATATTTTATGGATCAAACCTAGTATCTTGGAGTGTCACGAAACAAGCCGGTGTATCTCAATCAAGTACAAAAGTAGAGTATAAGGCTTTTGCTAATAATACACTTGAACTTATTTGGGTACAATTACTACTCAAAGAGTTGGGTATGCCTACATGAAAAACTTCATGTTTATGATGTGACAATATTGCAATCTATCTCTTAGCCAATCCCATCTTCCATGCTCATACCAAGCACGTTGAGATTGACTATCACTTTGTTAGAGAAAGGGTGATCAGTAAGTCTAATGAAACTCAGTTTGTGTTTTCAAAGGATCAAGTTGCAGATGTCTTTACAAAGGATTTACTAGTTTGACATCTAGAAGAATTCAAGCGCAATATCACTCTTACCGAAGCATGATTTGAGGCGAGCTGTTAAAGTGAAATCTTCTAGATATCTATGGTTGAGTAAAGCCTACCCACATGAGTTGTAATCTTCGTCTTCTTGATCCTCACATAACTATACCAACGTGCGATGCTATTCTTACATATAGGTTTACAAAATTGTTACGTGCTAGTTCAATTTGATGGTCGTCATTTCCATGTTCTACTCCAGACAGTTACACAAGACAGTTACACATCCTCTAATAATACGTAAATATTTTGTAGGAACATGTAAGAATAGCATCTCTCCATGTAACAGCAATATCCTGTACTCCACCGTGACGTCGTTTCATCCAAATATAAACACACAACTTCGGCCTGCTACAGTAGTTAGAAATGTGTACCAATTTACCGACACAACCGCCCCTCCCATTGGCACTCATTTGTGTCTCCCATCCCCGACGACTGCCGTGCATTCGTCACGTACCTCCCGTGCCCCTACCATCTCTCTCCTCCACGAGTAGGATCAACTCAACCACAACCTCGATCCAGTAGGTTGCACAAAAGATTGAGACGTGAGGTGGCGGGGAAGAGAGCTCGCTGGAACCATGTCGCCGATGGCCTATCTGATGTCGAAGTGAAGCAGATAACGGGAGATGAAGGTTCTCACGGGGAGGACGTCCAAAGATGGCCAGAGAGACAACGAGGAAGGTTTGGGAGACGCCATCATttcggattggggggggggggggggggaatgttcAGCTGAAAGTAGAGTGGGAGGGCTTTGTGTTGAGCGCATGCTCGTGGAGGTGGGCGGGAGGGACGCTCAGTATTTCTGAAGGTTACTAAGGGCATCTGTAGCAGATTCCCTATATGAAATTTATCAAAAGCGCCTCCTTTCCCACTTTACTATTTTTTTAGGGAAATCACTATTCTGCAGATAGCAGACCCCTATATATCCTAAAAATCTTTGAGTGAGACAATTTTTTATAGTAAAGTTGGTTTTAAGAAATCTGCTAGCTCTTGCTTAACTCTCTAAAACTCACTTTTAACCCTTGAATAAAAGTAGAGCAATGCTATACACACGGGATAGTTATTACAGATTCAACGGACTGGGCTTAGGTGGACGTTTTCTATTGGAGATGGGAAAGGAGGTGGGGCCCACCCCCCTGAAAATCGcgcgtggggtggggtggggggggtggGATTAATTAATGTTGTTTATCCCGTGAGAAGCCCCTAACTGCTGTGCGTCTAGGATTCTTGATAGAAGTAGAAGTATGTTtaggggatctgctagagatgcacAAAGTCACCCAAAGAGACGATGGGAATAACAATTCACGATTCTGACCCCGACTAATGACATCCAAATGCAACCTTAACATTATCATCTATGTCTGTCATCGTCAGACTTGACTGCCTCTCGCGGCATCATTCAGTCTTTATTGTTGTTTTGCTGTTTCGTTTTGTCGTGGCTAGTCAGTGTCTCAGTGACCTGCTGGTGACGGCAAGTGATATTTTTCATGATAATCCTGGGCCTGGCATCTGGTACGACCTTGGTCCACGAACGTAGGTTTCAGAATTCAGATCCATGAGGACTCATCTGGTCGTCACTTAATTCAGATCCATCAGGACTCAGAACAAGCGGCATGCAGTGTAAAGCTCGAACAAGTGGCATGTGCATTCATCAGCTTAGAATCTTACAAGCTCGGAGCTAGCATCCTGAACTCATAATTCGTTGCCTAGTAGTCCTGCGGAGACTTAGAGATAGCGCGAGTTGTCCAAGAAATCGGCGTCGGCCAGCTGGAGCATGAAGTCCATGTCCCCCATCGGGGATTCCGTCGTGGAGGCCTTGCACTCTGACGTCGCCGGCGACATGAAGGGGGATGCAGTGGTGGCACAGCCGGCCTGGAAGTCGCTGCCCGTGTCGGCGCCTGCTTGTTTGGAGGGGAACGAGAACGCAGGCGCCACGCCGCCCTCGGTCTCCTGTCCAACGGAGATCCGTTCCTGTCCGCCTGCAGGCTGCGGCTGCCGGTGCTCTCCGCTTGCTGCGGGCTGCGGCCTCTGGCTGTTGCTGTGCTTGCCCTGCGCGCACGTGTGGTTCCCGTGGTACACGACGTCGAAGAGCAGCGGGTCGCCGTGAGCACGCTGCACCTGCTTGCTGGCGTAGCAGCCCTGCGTGTGCCGGTGGGTGCACCGGAAGTAGGCCCTGCAAGAAGCTCAATTTAGTCAGTCCTCTTGAAATGATAGCTCGCTCGCTTGGTCTGAGGTGCTCGAGCGTCGTCGCTGACCTTGGGTACTTGGCGCCGAGGATGTCCTTCTGACCGTACTTCCTCCAGCTGAAGCCGTCGTCGAGGGGGCCGACGTCCTCTACGGAGTTCACCCTCACCTGCGTGCTCCACTTGGGCTGTGTTTTCCTGCACTCCTAGCAACCATCTTAATACCAAGAAACGGGATAATCAACAAGCTTGGATTTAGGCTTTTGTTTGCTCTTAATTACCTCTTCTTGGACTGCCCAGCTGCATGAGCGCCGCG is from Triticum aestivum cultivar Chinese Spring chromosome 3A, IWGSC CS RefSeq v2.1, whole genome shotgun sequence and encodes:
- the LOC123058418 gene encoding transcription factor WRKY19, with the protein product MEERCALATELAQVLDTVRQLEAHMGVKGGADRGETCRALVSSMRSSVDRSIHIAMSSCCVVLGAPESPPSAGGSPRSGGSDQAADSPCRGAHAAGQSKKRKTQPKWSTQVRVNSVEDVGPLDDGFSWRKYGQKDILGAKYPRAYFRCTHRHTQGCYASKQVQRAHGDPLLFDVVYHGNHTCAQGKHSNSQRPQPAASGEHRQPQPAGGQERISVGQETEGGVAPAFSFPSKQAGADTGSDFQAGCATTASPFMSPATSECKASTTESPMGDMDFMLQLADADFLDNSRYL